The Agaribacterium sp. ZY112 genome includes the window CCGGAGAAAAGCCAGCGTTTATTAAGCCAAAAATACAAAGAAGAGCACAGCAGTGACAAACTTGCCGATATTTTCATGATGAGTGCAACGGCGGTGCGTTTAGCGCTCATGCGGTTGCGTAAAAAATTGCGTAGCTGCATGGAAGCAAGGTTGGCTAATGTCTGAGCAACAAACACAGCAAGATGAGTTCGACTTGCTACTGGCCAAACTTATCGACAACGTTGCTAGTCGAGATGATATTCAAAGGCTTTTAGTTCTTGTAAACAATAATCCAGAGTTTAAGTACACGCTTCGGGCTCAGCTAGAGATGGACGAGCTCAGCCGACTTGCTTTTGAGTCTGAAGCTAAGAGCGAGCGTTTTATTTCCGAGACTCATCTTAAAGCGCAACATACAACAAAAGCAGATGATTTTGAGTTGCAGGTATTATCGACCTTAGCTCAGAGTGACATGTTGCAGCCTCAGCGTGCTTGGAAACAAACCCTACCTTGGGCTTTGAGCCTTGTTAGTGTGGCGGCCTCATTGATGCTTGCCTTATTTGTGTTTTTTGATGGCGAGGAGCAAAGGCTCAGCTTTTCTTCTGTTGAGCTTGAAGACAGGGGAGTGGCTTTGGTCGTGAGTGCGAGCGGCCTGCCCTTGGATAGCCCTTATAAGCCTGGCGTGAGCCTGCAACCCGGTTCTTTATTACTGGAGCAAGGTGGTTTAGAGCTTGAATTTTACGAAGGCGCACAGCTAAAAATACTAGGCCCTGCTGAGCTTGAGCTTATCAGTGATCAACATGTACGTTTACTTTATGGCAAGGTCATGACGGAAGTGCCTGAGTTGGCCATCGGTTTTACGATTGATACACCGCAGAGCTCATTGGTTGACCTGGGCACTTCTATCGGAGTTGAGGTTAATCAACAGGGCGCCTCTGAGGTGCATGTTTTTGATGGTTTATTAGAAGCCAGATCTACTGGAGGGCAAAGCTTAAGCTTGTCTGAAGGGCAGGCATTAAAACTCGATGGGCTTAAAGTTGATAACTGGCTGCCAATAAAAGCGGATCAAAAGGGCTATCAAGCGCTGTCTTTATTAAGTGCTAAGGTCGAGCAGGAACAGCAAAATAAACATAAACGCTGGCAGGCTTTACGTAAGCACTACATCAATGATGAACGGCTGCTGGCTTATTATGATTTTGAGCCTAATGCAGATAAACCGCGCTTATTAAATAATGTCGCCGACGGCGCTAATGCCTATGCAGGAGCGATTGTTGGTGCTCAGTGGGTACAGGGTCCTTGGCCGGGTAAATCCGCATTGGACTTTAAGCGCGCAGGTGATCGGGTTAGATTGAATATTGATCAAGCCATGACAAGCTTTAGTTTAGCCGCTTGGGTAAAAGTCGATAGTCTCGATAGAACCTATAACTCTCTATTATTAACCGATGGTTTTAAGCCCGGTGATATTCATTGGCAGCTTGGCATGTTTGATACAGACAAGCGCTGGGGCACGCTCGTATTAGGTTTAAAAACAAGCACGCTTAAAGAGATGCACTTTAACCACTTTCCCTTTTTTAACAGTGCTGAACCTGGTAGTTGGCATCATCTGGTCGCCACCGTTGACCAAGAGCAAGAACAAGCGGTGATGTATATTGATGGGAAAAAGGTGTTTAGCTCCGCTTTAGAGAGTGATTCACAGTACTGGCAAGTTGGTCAGGCTTCTATTGGCAATTGGAATAGCTTGCAGCGTGCTAACCCCGTACGTAACTTAAATGGTGCCATGGCTGAACTCATGATATTTGAACGAGTGCTTTTGGAGTCCGAAGTGCAGGCTTTAGCCTTACTCACAAAATAAAAAAAGAAACACAAACCTTGCTGGCGACAATTATTGGTTGAGGGGTGACTTAACACCTAATTAAACCAATAAAATGAGTACAGCATGTTTGCATCTTTCCTAAGTACATTTTTAACTAGGGCGCTGCCTTTAGCGCTCATTCTAAGCGCGCCTCTTTTGCAGGCTAAAGAACAATCACCAAGTTACCTTGCCAATGAACGCAGCCTTGCCAAGCATTATGCGGCGCCAGAGTGGTTTCGTGACGCTAAGCTTGGTATTTATTTTACTTGGGGCCCCTATACCGTAGCGGCTGCGGGCAACGAGTGGTATCCGCGTTGGATGCACTTTGATTTTAGCAAGGACGATTGGAAGGGCCGCAAGCCGGGTTACCATATCGACATGATGCAGTGGCACACAGAAAAGTTCGGCCATCCCTCCGAGTTTGGCTATCACGATATGATTCCAATGTTCACAGCTGAAAAATTTGACGCACAAGAGTGGGCGCAGTTATTTGAAGACGCTGGCGCTCGTTTTGCCGGGCCTGTAGCGATGCACCACGATGGTTACGCTCTGTGGGACTCAGAAATTACTCCGTGGAATTCTGCTGACATAGGCCCTAAGCGTGATATATCTGGTGAGTTGTCTAAAGCTCTGCGCAAGCGTGGTATGAAATTTATTATGACCTTTCATCACGCGCGTAATTTACAGCGCTACAAAGGTATGGATATTCAAGAGGCGATGCAGCGCTATGGTCATTTAGATAGTTACCATGCTTATTGGAACAGTCATTTCCCTTATATTGAAGGTTTGGCAACAGCCTCAGATGATCCAGAGCTGGCTTTGCTTTACGGTAATATTGAAGAAGAAAAATGGTTAGAGGAATTTTGGCTGGCCCTACTTGAAGAGAGTATTGATAAGTATCAGCCGGATATGATTTGGTTTGATACTTGGCTTGATCAGATCCCTGAGTCTAAGCGCTATGAATTTGCAGCTTATTATTTTAATGCCGCATCAAAGTGGGGTAAGGACGTCATGGTGACACACAAAGATCAGGATTTACCCATTAGTTTTTCAGTTGAAGACTTTGAGCAGGGCCGTCGCAGCTTTTTAACGGCCGCTCCGTGGCTAACTGATGATACCTTGTCCGAGCGAAATTTTGGTTGGTCCTATGTTGAGGGCATGAAAATTAAAAGCGCCGAGCTTGTGATTCATGAATTTATTGACATTATTTCTAAAAATGGTCAGTTATTGCTAAACATTAGTCCTAAGTCAGATGGCAGTATTCCTAAGGAGCAAAGAGCGGTACTTAAACAGTTGGGTGATTGGTTAAAGGTTAATGGCGAAGCAATTTATGGTACGCGACCGTGGGCAATTTATGGCGAGGGGCCAACTCAGATGGAAGGTGGAGGCCATTTTTCAAAACATGTTAATTATAACGAAAAAGACATTCGTTATAGTCGTAATGGCGATACGCTTTATGCTATGACTTTGGGGACGGATACGGATGAGATCGTTATGGTGGCAATGGCAAAGATGAATAGCCTGCTAAATACTCGGGAGTTCACATCTGTCGAGGCACTTAATGGCGATTATATTGAATACTGGAAGCATGAAGAGGATGGTCTGAAAATTAAGCTTAAAAAGGGCGCGCCTAAACAAATTGCTTACGCTTTTCGTATTCGTTAATTAAATCTATAAAGATATAAGAAATATCAGTTGAGGAAGATGAGTGTACCCGTTTTACGGGGGCACACTCATTTTGGCTGCTAGATATAATCGCTCTGGGTTAAAGTGCTTTTAAGATGTCTTGCACTTTTTCTTTTGCATCACCAAAGAGCATACGGCTATTCTCTTTAAAGAACAGGGGGTTTTGTACGCCGGCATAGCCTGTAGCCATGGACCGCTTCATGACAATACATAGTTTGGACTTCCAGACTTCCAGTACTGGCATACCTGCAATCGGGCTATCAGGTTTTTCGATTGCATCAGGGTTAACGATGTCGTTAGCTCCAATTACAACAATTACATCGGTATCAGCGAGTTCGTCGTTTATTTCATCCATCTCTAGAACAATGTCATAAGGAACATTTGCTTCCGCCAATAAAACGTTCATATGGCCTGGTAGGCGGCCAGCAACAGGATGGATGGCAAAGCGTACTTCAATATCTTTTTGACGCAAGCAGTCGGTAAGTTCTGCTACTGCACCTTGAGCGTTGGCTACTGCCATACCAAAACCCGGAACTATGACAACCCTTTGTGCGGTATTGAGTTCGTCTGCGACATCTTCTGCGCTGAGAGCAAGAGCCTCTCCCTGCTCTTCGTCACTGCCGGAGCTGCTCGTGGAACTTGTACCAAAACCGCCCAGAATCACACTTATAAAGGAGCGATTCATGCCGCGACACATAATAAAACTTAAAATAGCACCGCTGGAGCCAACGAGCGCACCAACCACAATCAATAAATCATTTGAAAGCATAAAGCCGGTAGCTGCTGCGGCCCAGCCTGAATAGCTATTCAACATGGAGACCACAACGGGCATATCGGCACCGCCAATGGCAGCAACTAAATGAATACCTAATACAAGTGCTAGGGTTGTCATAATAGCTAAATACATGATGCTATTTGCGTTGGGTTCTTGGTTGGCAAATAGAATGCCTAAATACACGCAAGCGAGTAGGGCGGCGGCATTAAGGATGTGGCGCCCTGGAACGGTTAACGGTTTACCTGAAACAAGTCCTTGTAGTTTTGCCCATGCAACAATAGAGCCTGTTAACGTAATGGCTCCAATAAGTACGCCTAGATAAATCTCAACATTATGGATAATGCGTTCGGCTCCACTGTAGTGGTAGTTAGGGTCTAAATAGCTGCCCCAACCAATTAATACAGCAGCTAAACCAACAAAGCTATGTAGCATAGCCACCAGTTGAGGCATGGCTGTCATTTCAACTCGCATGGCAAGGGCAATACCGACAATCGCACCAATACCCATGGCGGCGGTTAATAGGCCATAAGCCCCTGAACTTATTGATAACACGGTGGCAATTACGGCGACGATCATGCCAAATACGCCGTATAAGTTTCCACGCTTTGCTGTTTCTTGTGAGCTTAATCCATTTAAACTTAAGATAAATAAAATGGCTGAAAATAGGTAAGCCATTGATATTGAACCGGTCATTTTTAGCTCCTATTTCCTGAACATGTTGAGCATGCGGTGAGTGACAAAAAATCCACCAGCGATATTGATGCTTGCCACAAAAATTGCAGTGGCGGCCAAAATAGGAACAAGTGTTCCTTCGGTAGGTGTTTGTACAATAGCGCCAACAATTATGATGCCGCTAATTGCATTGGTTACACTCATTAAAGGTGTGTGTAAGGAATGGCTTACATTCCAGATGACTTGCCAGCCAACAAATACCGATAAAACAAAAATTGCGAAATGAGAGATAAAAGCCACTGGTGCCACAGATCCAAGACCCAACATCGCGCCACCGGCAATAATCCAATACAGAAAAATTTGCCAGCATGATGTTTTTTTTATGGCTTTTTCGGTCTCTTCTTTTTCAGTTTTTGGGATACTGGCTGTTTGGCTTGCATCTTGTGCGCTTTTTAATGGTGGAGGTGGCCAGCTTATTTTCCCTTCGTGAACAACTGTTGCGCCGCGCTGCACTTCATCTTCCATATCGATATGCAAAGTGCCATCTTTCTCTGGTGTAAGGTCACTTAACAGGTGTACTAAATTTTGAGCATAAAGCTGGGATGACTGAGTGGCTAAACGAGCAGGCAAGTTGGCATAACCAATAATAGTGACGCCGTTGTAATTGAGCACTTGGTCTTTTTCTGTTTTCTCACAGTTACCGCCATTGGCTGCAGCTAGGTCGACTATCACTGACCCCGATTTCATGCCATCGAGCATGTCTGTGGTAATCAGACGTGGAGCAGGTTTACCTGGAATTAGGGCTGTCGTGACGATGATGTCGACTTCGGCAGCTTGTGCTTTAAATAACGCCATTTCGGCTTCAATAAAAGCGGGGCTCATTTGTTTGGCGTAACCGCCAGAACCTGTGCCATCTTCTTCAAAATTCAGTTCTA containing:
- a CDS encoding LamG-like jellyroll fold domain-containing protein, whose amino-acid sequence is MSEQQTQQDEFDLLLAKLIDNVASRDDIQRLLVLVNNNPEFKYTLRAQLEMDELSRLAFESEAKSERFISETHLKAQHTTKADDFELQVLSTLAQSDMLQPQRAWKQTLPWALSLVSVAASLMLALFVFFDGEEQRLSFSSVELEDRGVALVVSASGLPLDSPYKPGVSLQPGSLLLEQGGLELEFYEGAQLKILGPAELELISDQHVRLLYGKVMTEVPELAIGFTIDTPQSSLVDLGTSIGVEVNQQGASEVHVFDGLLEARSTGGQSLSLSEGQALKLDGLKVDNWLPIKADQKGYQALSLLSAKVEQEQQNKHKRWQALRKHYINDERLLAYYDFEPNADKPRLLNNVADGANAYAGAIVGAQWVQGPWPGKSALDFKRAGDRVRLNIDQAMTSFSLAAWVKVDSLDRTYNSLLLTDGFKPGDIHWQLGMFDTDKRWGTLVLGLKTSTLKEMHFNHFPFFNSAEPGSWHHLVATVDQEQEQAVMYIDGKKVFSSALESDSQYWQVGQASIGNWNSLQRANPVRNLNGAMAELMIFERVLLESEVQALALLTK
- a CDS encoding alpha-L-fucosidase, which gives rise to MFASFLSTFLTRALPLALILSAPLLQAKEQSPSYLANERSLAKHYAAPEWFRDAKLGIYFTWGPYTVAAAGNEWYPRWMHFDFSKDDWKGRKPGYHIDMMQWHTEKFGHPSEFGYHDMIPMFTAEKFDAQEWAQLFEDAGARFAGPVAMHHDGYALWDSEITPWNSADIGPKRDISGELSKALRKRGMKFIMTFHHARNLQRYKGMDIQEAMQRYGHLDSYHAYWNSHFPYIEGLATASDDPELALLYGNIEEEKWLEEFWLALLEESIDKYQPDMIWFDTWLDQIPESKRYEFAAYYFNAASKWGKDVMVTHKDQDLPISFSVEDFEQGRRSFLTAAPWLTDDTLSERNFGWSYVEGMKIKSAELVIHEFIDIISKNGQLLLNISPKSDGSIPKEQRAVLKQLGDWLKVNGEAIYGTRPWAIYGEGPTQMEGGGHFSKHVNYNEKDIRYSRNGDTLYAMTLGTDTDEIVMVAMAKMNSLLNTREFTSVEALNGDYIEYWKHEEDGLKIKLKKGAPKQIAYAFRIR
- the pntB gene encoding Re/Si-specific NAD(P)(+) transhydrogenase subunit beta, which codes for MTGSISMAYLFSAILFILSLNGLSSQETAKRGNLYGVFGMIVAVIATVLSISSGAYGLLTAAMGIGAIVGIALAMRVEMTAMPQLVAMLHSFVGLAAVLIGWGSYLDPNYHYSGAERIIHNVEIYLGVLIGAITLTGSIVAWAKLQGLVSGKPLTVPGRHILNAAALLACVYLGILFANQEPNANSIMYLAIMTTLALVLGIHLVAAIGGADMPVVVSMLNSYSGWAAAATGFMLSNDLLIVVGALVGSSGAILSFIMCRGMNRSFISVILGGFGTSSTSSSGSDEEQGEALALSAEDVADELNTAQRVVIVPGFGMAVANAQGAVAELTDCLRQKDIEVRFAIHPVAGRLPGHMNVLLAEANVPYDIVLEMDEINDELADTDVIVVIGANDIVNPDAIEKPDSPIAGMPVLEVWKSKLCIVMKRSMATGYAGVQNPLFFKENSRMLFGDAKEKVQDILKAL
- a CDS encoding Re/Si-specific NAD(P)(+) transhydrogenase subunit alpha, with the translated sequence MPYTIAVPREHTPLETRVAATPDSVAKLIKLGYELIIENQAGTKAQFSDEAYIEAGASIVDAAELYARADILLKVNGPVKRDDLVEHESSLLKSNSTFIGNLQPAINLEILQLLETNKVNAIAIDAVPRISRAQKMDALSSMANIAGYRAIIEAANHFGRFFTGQITAAGKVPPAKVLVIGAGVAGLAAIGAAKSLGAIVRAFDTRPAVKEQVQSMGAEFLELNFEEDGTGSGGYAKQMSPAFIEAEMALFKAQAAEVDIIVTTALIPGKPAPRLITTDMLDGMKSGSVIVDLAAANGGNCEKTEKDQVLNYNGVTIIGYANLPARLATQSSQLYAQNLVHLLSDLTPEKDGTLHIDMEDEVQRGATVVHEGKISWPPPPLKSAQDASQTASIPKTEKEETEKAIKKTSCWQIFLYWIIAGGAMLGLGSVAPVAFISHFAIFVLSVFVGWQVIWNVSHSLHTPLMSVTNAISGIIIVGAIVQTPTEGTLVPILAATAIFVASINIAGGFFVTHRMLNMFRK